One window from the genome of Lysobacter helvus encodes:
- a CDS encoding DUF4426 domain-containing protein translates to MRTTDGLRLFAITACLALAACGGGSAPQPAQAAPPPAELRVGDLRIIATAVETNSLPTSVTKSYGIARGEQTWLLLVTVRRGPEGAEKAVSATVEARARDLQGRTIDIPMREIPTAEDYVDNVGTFAITPPDTLQFSVRVMPQGAAPATLEFTREISK, encoded by the coding sequence ATGCGAACGACTGACGGCCTCCGTCTCTTCGCGATCACGGCGTGCCTGGCGCTCGCTGCGTGCGGCGGCGGCAGCGCGCCGCAACCCGCGCAGGCCGCGCCACCGCCGGCGGAACTGCGCGTCGGCGACCTGCGCATCATCGCCACCGCGGTCGAAACCAATTCGCTGCCGACGAGCGTGACGAAAAGCTACGGCATCGCGCGCGGCGAGCAGACGTGGTTGCTGCTGGTGACGGTGCGTCGCGGCCCGGAAGGCGCGGAGAAGGCCGTGTCCGCGACCGTGGAAGCGCGGGCGCGCGACCTGCAGGGCCGCACCATCGACATCCCGATGCGCGAAATTCCGACGGCCGAGGATTACGTCGACAACGTCGGCACGTTCGCGATCACGCCGCCGGACACGTTGCAGTTCAGCGTGCGCGTGATGCCGCAGGGTGCGGCGCCGGCGACGCTGGAATTCACGCGCGAGATCTCCAAGTAG
- the proC gene encoding pyrroline-5-carboxylate reductase, with protein sequence MAHDTHDTLAFIGGGNMARSLIGGLVARGTPASAIRVAEPVDALREGLANDFGVAVFPDNADAVAGAGTWVFAVKPQVMRTVCEALAPVAQSSRPLIVSIAAGITTAQLARWLGGDLAVVRTMPNTPALLGAGVTGLFANARVDAEGRTRTATLLSAAGPTVWLDDEARMDAVTAVSGSGPAYVFLLAEALQAAGEAEGLPPEAARTLALQTILGAGRMLTESDVDAAELRRRVTSPNGTTHAAIETFEAGGFRALVARAVHAAAVRGKELSDAND encoded by the coding sequence ATGGCACACGACACGCACGACACTTTGGCGTTCATCGGCGGCGGCAACATGGCGCGCAGCCTCATCGGCGGACTCGTCGCGCGCGGGACGCCCGCGTCGGCAATCCGCGTCGCCGAACCCGTGGACGCCTTGCGCGAGGGACTCGCGAACGACTTCGGCGTCGCCGTGTTCCCGGACAACGCGGACGCCGTCGCCGGTGCGGGCACCTGGGTGTTCGCGGTGAAACCGCAGGTGATGCGCACGGTGTGCGAAGCGCTGGCGCCGGTGGCGCAGTCTTCGCGTCCGTTGATCGTGTCGATCGCCGCGGGCATCACCACGGCGCAACTCGCACGCTGGCTCGGCGGCGACCTGGCCGTCGTGCGCACGATGCCGAACACGCCCGCGCTGCTGGGTGCAGGCGTGACCGGCCTGTTCGCGAACGCACGCGTCGATGCGGAAGGCCGCACGCGCACCGCCACGTTGTTGTCGGCCGCCGGTCCCACGGTGTGGCTCGACGACGAAGCGCGAATGGATGCGGTGACCGCCGTCTCCGGCAGCGGGCCCGCGTATGTCTTCCTGCTCGCCGAAGCCCTGCAGGCCGCGGGCGAAGCCGAAGGCCTGCCGCCCGAGGCCGCGCGCACGCTCGCGTTGCAGACGATCCTCGGCGCGGGCCGCATGCTCACCGAGAGCGACGTCGATGCCGCGGAACTGCGTCGTCGCGTCACGTCTCCGAACGGCACCACGCACGCCGCGATCGAAACCTTCGAAGCCGGCGGTTTCCGCGCCCTCGTGGCGCGCGCCGTGCATGCCGCCGCCGTGCGCGGCAAGGAACTGTCCGATGCGAACGACTGA
- a CDS encoding YggS family pyridoxal phosphate-dependent enzyme, translating to MNVLVQRLDNAARQSGRPRPVLLAVCKGQPAEAVAALAAAGQRDFGDNYVQEAQARQVALSGDPRAQGLAWHLIGALQSNKAALAATLFDWVQTVDRAKLVPLLAAARPADRPPLNVLVQVNIDDEASKHGCRPEDAAALADLVAAQPRLALRGLMAIPAPAEDPAARRAAFARMRALFDAIAARHPGVDTLSMGMSDDFELAIAEGATLVRVGTALFGARPPKA from the coding sequence CTGAACGTGCTCGTTCAACGTCTTGATAACGCGGCCCGGCAGTCGGGTCGGCCACGGCCCGTGCTGCTTGCGGTCTGCAAGGGCCAGCCCGCGGAGGCGGTCGCCGCACTGGCCGCCGCCGGCCAGCGGGACTTCGGCGACAACTATGTCCAGGAAGCGCAGGCCCGGCAGGTGGCCCTCTCGGGCGACCCGCGCGCGCAGGGCCTGGCGTGGCATCTCATCGGCGCCCTGCAATCCAACAAGGCCGCGCTCGCCGCGACGTTGTTCGACTGGGTGCAGACCGTCGACCGGGCCAAACTCGTGCCCCTGCTCGCCGCCGCGCGCCCCGCCGACCGGCCGCCGCTGAACGTGCTGGTGCAGGTCAACATCGACGACGAAGCGAGCAAGCACGGCTGTCGCCCGGAGGACGCGGCGGCCCTGGCCGACCTGGTGGCCGCGCAACCGCGGCTCGCGTTGCGCGGGCTGATGGCAATCCCGGCGCCGGCGGAAGATCCGGCCGCGCGCCGTGCCGCCTTCGCCCGCATGCGCGCGTTGTTCGATGCGATCGCCGCGCGGCATCCGGGCGTGGACACCCTGTCGATGGGCATGAGCGACGATTTCGAACTCGCCATCGCCGAAGGCGCGACGCTGGTGCGCGTGGGCACGGCGTTGTTCGGCGCGCGACCGCCGAAGGCATAG
- a CDS encoding type IV pilus twitching motility protein PilT: MDIAELLAFSVKNKASDLHLSAGLPPMIRVDGDVRRINIPALDHKQVHALVYDIMSDKQRRDYEEFLEVDFSFEIPGLARFRVNAFNQNRGAGAVFRTVPSEVLTLEDLGCPRIFKELIDQPQGLILVTGPTGSGKSTTLAAMLDHVNKSEYAHILSVEDPIEFVHTSQKCLINQREVHRDTHGFNEALRSALREDPDYILVGEMRDIETIRLALTAAETGHLVFATLHTSSAAKTIDRIIDVFPAGEKPMVRSMLSESLRAVISQALLKKVGGGRTAAWEIMVGIPAIRNLIREDKVAQMYSAIQTGGAHGMMTLDQHLQDLVKRSMVTRQHAKEYAKDKRLFE, encoded by the coding sequence ATGGATATCGCCGAACTCCTGGCGTTCTCGGTCAAGAACAAAGCGTCCGACCTGCACCTGTCCGCAGGCCTGCCGCCGATGATCCGCGTGGACGGCGACGTCCGGCGCATCAACATCCCCGCGCTCGACCACAAGCAGGTCCACGCGCTCGTCTACGACATCATGTCGGACAAGCAGCGGCGCGATTACGAAGAATTCCTCGAGGTCGACTTCTCCTTCGAGATCCCGGGCCTGGCGCGCTTCCGCGTGAACGCGTTCAACCAGAACCGCGGCGCCGGTGCGGTGTTCCGCACGGTGCCCTCGGAGGTGCTGACGCTCGAAGACCTCGGCTGCCCGCGCATCTTCAAGGAACTCATCGACCAGCCGCAGGGCCTGATCCTGGTGACCGGCCCCACTGGCTCGGGCAAGTCCACCACGCTGGCGGCGATGCTCGACCACGTCAACAAGAGCGAGTACGCGCACATCCTCTCGGTGGAAGACCCGATCGAGTTCGTGCACACCTCGCAGAAGTGCCTGATCAACCAGCGCGAAGTGCACCGCGACACGCACGGCTTCAACGAAGCCCTGCGTTCGGCACTGCGCGAAGACCCCGACTACATCCTGGTCGGCGAAATGCGCGACATCGAAACCATCCGCCTGGCGCTCACCGCCGCGGAAACCGGCCACCTCGTGTTCGCGACGCTGCACACCTCGTCGGCCGCCAAGACCATCGACCGCATCATCGACGTGTTCCCCGCCGGCGAGAAGCCGATGGTGCGCTCGATGCTGTCGGAGTCGCTGCGCGCGGTGATCTCGCAGGCGCTGCTGAAGAAAGTGGGCGGCGGTCGTACCGCGGCGTGGGAAATCATGGTCGGCATCCCGGCCATCCGTAACCTGATCCGCGAGGACAAGGTCGCGCAGATGTATTCGGCGATCCAGACCGGCGGCGCGCACGGGATGATGACCCTCGACCAGCACCTGCAGGACCTCGTGAAGCGCAGCATGGTCACGCGCCAGCACGCCAAGGAATACGCGAAGGACAAGCGGCTGTTCGAGTGA
- a CDS encoding PilT/PilU family type 4a pilus ATPase — protein sequence MSSIDFTSFLKLMAHQKASDLFITAGMPPSMKVHGKISPITQNPLTPQQSRDLVLNVMNPQQREEFEKTHECNFAIGVAGVGRFRVSCFYQRNQVGMVLRRIETKIPSVEELNLPPVIKTLAMTKRGIIIFVGATGTGKSTSLAAMIGYRNQNSTGHIITIEDPIEFVHKHEGCIITQREVGIDTDSWDAALKNTLRQAPDVIMIGEVRTREGMDHAIAFAETGHLVLCTLHANNANQAMDRIINFFPEDRRNQLLMDLSLNLKGVVAQQLIPTPDGKSRRVAMEIMLGTPLVQDYIRDGEIHKLKEVMKESTNLGMKTFDQSLFELYQAGEISYEDALRYADSANEVRLRIKLAQGGDARTLSQGLDGVEVAEAR from the coding sequence ATGAGCAGCATCGATTTCACCTCGTTCCTCAAGCTGATGGCGCACCAGAAGGCGTCGGACTTGTTCATCACGGCCGGCATGCCGCCGTCGATGAAGGTCCACGGCAAGATCTCGCCCATCACCCAGAACCCGCTCACGCCGCAGCAGAGCCGCGACCTGGTGCTGAACGTGATGAACCCGCAGCAGCGGGAAGAGTTCGAAAAGACGCACGAGTGCAACTTCGCCATCGGCGTGGCCGGCGTCGGCCGCTTCCGCGTGTCGTGCTTCTACCAGCGCAACCAGGTCGGCATGGTGCTGCGCCGGATCGAGACCAAGATCCCCAGCGTCGAAGAGCTCAATTTGCCGCCGGTGATCAAGACGCTGGCGATGACCAAGCGCGGCATCATCATCTTCGTCGGCGCCACGGGTACCGGTAAGTCCACGTCGCTGGCCGCGATGATCGGCTACCGCAACCAGAATTCCACCGGCCACATCATCACCATCGAAGACCCGATCGAATTCGTGCACAAGCACGAGGGCTGCATCATCACGCAGCGCGAAGTGGGCATCGACACCGACAGCTGGGACGCCGCGCTGAAGAACACGCTGCGCCAGGCGCCGGACGTGATCATGATCGGCGAGGTGCGCACGCGCGAAGGCATGGACCACGCCATCGCCTTCGCCGAAACGGGCCACCTGGTGTTGTGCACGCTGCACGCCAACAACGCCAACCAGGCGATGGACCGCATCATCAACTTCTTCCCGGAAGACCGTCGCAACCAGTTGCTGATGGACCTCTCGCTCAACCTCAAGGGCGTGGTCGCGCAGCAGCTCATCCCCACGCCCGACGGCAAGTCGCGCCGCGTGGCGATGGAAATCATGCTGGGCACGCCGCTGGTGCAGGACTACATCCGCGACGGCGAGATCCACAAGCTGAAGGAAGTGATGAAGGAATCCACCAACCTCGGCATGAAGACCTTCGACCAGAGCCTGTTCGAGCTGTACCAGGCCGGCGAGATCTCCTACGAGGACGCCCTGCGCTACGCCGACTCGGCGAACGAAGTACGCCTGCGCATCAAGCTCGCCCAGGGCGGCGATGCGCGCACCTTGTCGCAGGGGCTGGATGGCGTCGAGGTCGCCGAAGCCCGCTGA
- a CDS encoding YqgE/AlgH family protein, which translates to MQATPTPLANRLLIALPALADPQFARSVTLVCQHDEEGAMGVVVNKPSEYTLGDVFQQMGIEAEDPALLGQVVLSGGPVHPERGFVLHDGGDGFDSTLAVSDKLYLTTSRDILEAMAGGKGPKHAVVALGCAGWGAGQLEHELTEDSWLMVPVAPGLLFDTPIDARWQAAAGSIGVDLAQVADYSGHA; encoded by the coding sequence ATGCAGGCCACCCCCACGCCGCTCGCCAACCGCTTGCTCATCGCGCTGCCGGCGCTCGCCGACCCGCAGTTCGCACGCAGCGTCACCCTCGTCTGCCAGCACGACGAAGAAGGGGCGATGGGCGTGGTGGTCAACAAGCCCTCCGAATACACGCTGGGCGACGTCTTCCAGCAGATGGGCATCGAAGCCGAGGATCCGGCGCTGCTCGGGCAGGTCGTGCTGTCCGGCGGCCCCGTGCATCCCGAACGCGGCTTCGTGCTGCACGATGGTGGCGACGGATTCGATTCCACGCTCGCGGTCAGCGACAAGCTGTACCTGACGACCTCGCGCGACATCCTCGAGGCGATGGCCGGCGGCAAGGGCCCGAAGCACGCCGTCGTGGCGCTCGGCTGCGCCGGGTGGGGCGCGGGACAGCTCGAACACGAACTCACCGAAGACAGCTGGCTGATGGTGCCCGTGGCGCCCGGCCTGCTGTTCGACACGCCCATCGACGCGCGCTGGCAGGCCGCCGCCGGCAGCATCGGCGTCGACCTGGCCCAGGTCGCCGATTACAGCGGGCACGCGTGA
- the ruvX gene encoding Holliday junction resolvase RuvX has product MKLDGTVLGFDVGARRIGVAVGSAYGSGARALAVIDVHAHGPDWSAIDRIRAEWRPDGLVVGDPMTLDGGDQPIRQRAQAFARALSGRYRLPVVMVDERMSSIEAAQRFAADRAEGRKKRRDAAALDAVAAAVIVERWLAAPNDAITVDPDAPLQPGAAE; this is encoded by the coding sequence ATGAAACTCGACGGCACCGTGCTCGGCTTCGACGTCGGCGCGCGCCGCATCGGCGTGGCGGTTGGCAGTGCGTACGGCAGCGGGGCGCGCGCGCTCGCGGTGATCGACGTGCACGCGCATGGTCCCGACTGGTCCGCGATCGACCGCATCCGCGCCGAATGGCGGCCCGATGGCCTCGTCGTCGGCGATCCGATGACGCTCGACGGCGGCGACCAACCCATCCGACAGCGTGCGCAAGCGTTCGCGCGCGCGTTGTCCGGGCGCTATCGCCTGCCGGTGGTGATGGTGGACGAGCGCATGAGTTCGATCGAAGCCGCGCAACGCTTCGCCGCCGACCGCGCCGAAGGCCGCAAGAAACGCCGCGACGCCGCGGCGCTGGACGCCGTCGCCGCCGCCGTCATCGTCGAACGCTGGCTCGCCGCGCCCAACGACGCCATCACCGTCGACCCCGACGCCCCCTTGCAACCCGGAGCCGCAGAGTGA
- a CDS encoding aspartate carbamoyltransferase catalytic subunit — protein MTVAQVDAQGRLRHFLTLEGFPRTVLVRLLDLAQHFDERRGDPALRHTLAGRTVCTLFFEPSTRTRSSFQIAAQSLGADVLNFDASTSSTSKGETARDTLKTLEAMGVHGFIVRHKDDGAVAALAAEARPGTALINAGDGRIAHPTQGVLDMLTLRQAKGADFSRLKVAIVGDVKHSRVARTDLHALRTLGAGEIRVCGPASLLPTDATLEGCTVTDDFDAALEGVDAVMMLRLQRERMEEGLVGSLADYHRDYGLSAARLKRAAPGAVVLHPGPMNRGVEIDDDVADGPQSLILRQVANGVAARMAVLEVLLGA, from the coding sequence GTGACCGTCGCCCAGGTGGACGCGCAGGGACGCCTGCGCCATTTCCTCACGCTCGAAGGCTTCCCGCGCACGGTGCTCGTGCGCCTGCTTGACCTGGCGCAACACTTCGACGAACGCCGCGGCGATCCCGCGTTGCGCCACACGCTCGCCGGCCGCACGGTGTGCACGCTGTTCTTCGAACCGTCCACGCGCACGCGCTCCAGCTTCCAGATCGCCGCGCAGTCGCTCGGTGCGGACGTGCTGAACTTCGATGCGTCCACGTCGTCGACCAGCAAGGGCGAGACCGCGCGCGACACGCTCAAGACGCTCGAAGCGATGGGCGTGCACGGCTTCATCGTGCGCCACAAGGACGATGGCGCCGTCGCCGCGCTCGCGGCCGAAGCGCGTCCCGGCACCGCACTGATCAACGCTGGCGACGGACGCATCGCGCATCCCACGCAAGGCGTGCTCGACATGCTCACGCTGCGCCAGGCCAAGGGCGCGGACTTCTCGCGGCTCAAGGTTGCGATCGTGGGCGACGTGAAGCATTCGCGCGTGGCGCGCACCGACCTGCATGCGCTGCGCACGCTGGGCGCGGGCGAGATCCGCGTGTGCGGGCCGGCGTCCTTGCTGCCCACCGATGCCACGCTGGAAGGTTGCACGGTCACGGACGATTTCGATGCGGCGCTGGAAGGCGTCGACGCCGTGATGATGCTGCGCCTGCAACGCGAGCGGATGGAGGAAGGCCTGGTGGGTTCGCTGGCCGACTACCACCGCGATTACGGCTTGAGCGCAGCGCGCCTGAAGCGCGCCGCGCCCGGGGCCGTGGTGCTGCATCCGGGGCCGATGAACCGCGGGGTCGAGATCGACGACGACGTGGCCGATGGTCCCCAGTCGCTGATCCTGCGCCAGGTCGCCAATGGTGTCGCCGCGCGCATGGCGGTGCTCGAGGTGCTGCTCGGGGCGTGA
- the mgtE gene encoding magnesium transporter, with amino-acid sequence MAEAIRHEKTARQLRLLSDALDSGRLGPVRRLVNTLSPAEIGNLLESLPPAKRTIVWGLVDAEDDGEVLVHVGDDVRESLLAEMDPDEIVAAVEDLDIDDLADLVEDLPDTVIDEVLKSMDRENRERLEQVLSYDEDTAGRLMNPDVVTVRTDTTVDVVLRYLRLRGELPDHTDHLYVVSRRHQYLGRIALQSLLTHEANTPINQLIDDEQPAIGVDESADEVARQFSDHDWISAPVVDDNNILLGRITIDDVVDIIREQAEHQVLGAAGLDEDEDLFSPVPRAWRRRIVWLGVNLGTAFLASSVVGQFQGTIDHIVALAVLMPIVAGMGGNAGTQVLALMVRGLALGQVGASNVQVLLWKELRVAAMNGVMLGGIVALATWAWFGNGMLALVIGAAMTLNLLFAASAGVLVPLTLKRMNLDPALAGGVILTTVTDVMGFLAFLGLATLILLR; translated from the coding sequence ATGGCCGAAGCGATCCGCCACGAGAAAACCGCGCGCCAGCTGCGTCTGTTGTCGGACGCGCTCGACAGCGGCCGCCTCGGTCCCGTGCGGCGTCTCGTCAACACGCTCTCGCCGGCGGAAATCGGCAACCTGCTGGAATCCCTCCCGCCCGCCAAGCGCACCATCGTGTGGGGCCTGGTCGATGCCGAGGACGACGGTGAAGTGCTGGTGCATGTCGGCGACGACGTGCGCGAAAGCCTGCTGGCGGAAATGGACCCGGACGAAATCGTCGCGGCGGTCGAAGACCTCGACATCGACGATCTCGCGGACCTCGTCGAAGACCTGCCGGACACCGTCATCGACGAAGTCCTCAAGTCGATGGACCGCGAGAACCGCGAGCGCCTGGAACAGGTGCTGTCCTACGACGAGGACACCGCCGGCCGCCTGATGAACCCCGACGTGGTGACGGTGCGCACCGACACCACGGTGGATGTCGTCCTGCGTTACCTGCGCCTGCGCGGCGAACTGCCGGACCACACCGATCATCTCTATGTCGTCAGCCGCCGGCACCAGTACCTCGGGCGCATCGCGTTGCAGTCGCTGCTCACGCACGAGGCCAACACGCCGATCAACCAGCTGATCGACGACGAGCAACCGGCGATCGGCGTGGACGAATCCGCGGACGAAGTCGCGCGCCAGTTCTCCGACCATGACTGGATCAGCGCCCCGGTCGTGGACGACAACAACATCCTGCTCGGCCGCATCACCATCGATGACGTGGTCGACATCATCCGCGAGCAGGCCGAACACCAGGTGCTCGGCGCGGCGGGCCTGGACGAAGACGAAGACCTGTTCTCGCCGGTGCCGCGCGCGTGGCGCCGCCGCATCGTGTGGCTGGGCGTCAACCTCGGCACCGCGTTCCTTGCGTCGAGCGTCGTCGGCCAGTTCCAGGGCACGATCGACCACATCGTCGCGCTGGCCGTGCTGATGCCGATCGTCGCGGGCATGGGCGGCAACGCCGGCACGCAGGTGCTCGCGCTGATGGTGCGCGGTTTGGCGCTCGGCCAGGTGGGCGCGTCGAACGTGCAGGTGCTGCTGTGGAAGGAACTGCGCGTGGCCGCCATGAACGGCGTGATGCTGGGCGGCATCGTCGCGCTCGCGACATGGGCGTGGTTCGGCAACGGGATGCTCGCGCTGGTGATCGGCGCGGCGATGACATTGAACCTGTTGTTCGCCGCCAGCGCCGGCGTGCTGGTGCCGCTGACGCTCAAGCGCATGAACCTGGATCCCGCGCTCGCGGGCGGCGTGATCCTGACGACGGTGACCGACGTGATGGGCTTCCTCGCGTTCCTCGGCCTGGCGACGTTGATCCTGCTGCGATGA
- a CDS encoding tetratricopeptide repeat protein: protein MSCLGRLLLAIALVPGMACAQKEVLVTPGRTSIYKAGIGAQYRPDFNTAMRALQDDHDAAKALALLAPIGEFCEALQRPGMRSIAVAEEAEYDRYLAEHPGTPVDLVDMTCPMAFHAQAFALIELKRESAEVLRALDRAIAIAPYWAEPHNERGFLLAQAGRRDEALASYRQAIALAEASRSKEGAAVAYRGLGYTLVEMQQWQAAREAYDKSLAIEPGNRIALDELAFIEKNAPQAKPSTEKTQPGDAR from the coding sequence ATGAGCTGCCTCGGGCGTCTCCTGCTGGCCATCGCGCTCGTGCCCGGCATGGCCTGTGCACAGAAGGAAGTACTCGTCACGCCGGGCCGCACGAGCATCTACAAGGCCGGCATCGGCGCGCAGTACCGCCCGGATTTCAACACGGCGATGCGCGCGCTGCAGGATGACCACGACGCCGCGAAGGCGTTGGCCTTGCTCGCGCCGATCGGCGAATTCTGCGAAGCGTTGCAGCGCCCCGGCATGCGATCGATCGCGGTCGCGGAAGAAGCGGAATACGACCGCTACCTCGCCGAGCATCCGGGCACGCCGGTCGACCTGGTGGACATGACGTGTCCGATGGCCTTCCACGCGCAGGCCTTTGCGCTCATCGAGCTCAAGCGCGAATCCGCCGAGGTCCTGCGCGCGCTCGACCGCGCCATCGCGATCGCGCCGTACTGGGCCGAACCGCACAACGAACGCGGCTTCCTGCTGGCGCAGGCCGGGCGTCGCGACGAAGCGCTGGCGTCCTATCGCCAGGCGATCGCGCTCGCGGAAGCGAGCCGCAGCAAGGAAGGCGCCGCCGTCGCGTATCGCGGCCTGGGGTACACGCTGGTCGAAATGCAGCAGTGGCAGGCAGCGCGCGAGGCGTACGACAAGTCGCTGGCCATCGAGCCGGGGAACCGGATCGCGTTGGACGAGCTGGCGTTCATCGAGAAGAACGCGCCCCAAGCGAAGCCTTCGACCGAAAAGACGCAGCCCGGGGACGCGCGATGA
- the ptsP gene encoding phosphoenolpyruvate--protein phosphotransferase, with the protein MRQLLPGHGASRGSALGRARVRLPHVLDVAEERIPADAVEDELQRLHAAIDVVRDEMRVLRQRLHGALAQEVGEFLDLHALLLDDPELLHGLDDLIRTGRYTADYALRLQRDRIAGVFKGMDDAYMRSRIEDIDQVIGRIHAALHRRATEVRGLAGDILVTDNVAPAELAQLQAQGVMAVVTAGGSALSHTAILARSLHVPLVVGAVQALMKVNDGDVLAVDGTSGLVVVEPNAEDLRGHRARMRDQVRERRQLNRLRREPTRTLDGVDIKLWANAESRADVAEAHALGAAGVGLYRTEFLFLQRNELPDEEEQFRAYRDVVLGMTGRTVTIRTLDLGADKADRSGLVLDDEPNPALGLRGVRLSLARDALFRTQLRAIVRASGYGPVRVLVPMISCREEIIAVRTMLREVLAEVRKEGQEVAETLPLGAMIEVPAAAIALPTFVGAVDFLSVGTNDLIQYLLAADRNNEALGDVYTPLHPALIRLLHGVIRIAHKRNKPIAVCGEMAGDSTFAPMLLALGLSEFSLHPNTLLELRRAIRGFDLAALRAKAPALVRARDRNAIEGWLRSVGAT; encoded by the coding sequence ATGCGGCAACTCCTGCCCGGACACGGCGCCTCGCGCGGCAGCGCGCTCGGCCGTGCCCGGGTCCGCTTGCCGCACGTGCTGGATGTCGCCGAAGAACGCATCCCCGCCGATGCCGTCGAAGACGAACTGCAACGCCTGCATGCCGCGATCGACGTCGTGCGCGACGAGATGCGCGTGCTGCGCCAGCGCCTGCACGGCGCGCTCGCGCAGGAAGTCGGCGAGTTCCTCGACCTGCACGCCTTGCTGCTCGACGATCCCGAACTGCTGCACGGCCTCGACGACCTGATCCGCACCGGCCGCTACACCGCCGACTACGCCCTGCGCCTGCAACGCGACCGCATCGCCGGCGTGTTCAAGGGCATGGACGATGCGTACATGCGCAGCCGCATCGAGGACATCGACCAGGTCATCGGCCGCATCCACGCCGCGTTGCATCGCCGCGCCACCGAAGTGCGCGGCCTCGCCGGCGACATCCTCGTCACCGACAACGTCGCGCCCGCGGAACTCGCGCAGTTGCAGGCGCAGGGCGTGATGGCCGTGGTCACCGCCGGCGGCAGCGCGCTGTCGCACACCGCGATCCTCGCGCGCAGCCTGCACGTGCCGCTCGTGGTGGGTGCGGTGCAGGCGCTGATGAAGGTCAACGACGGCGACGTACTCGCGGTCGATGGCACCAGCGGCCTCGTCGTCGTCGAACCCAACGCCGAAGACCTGCGCGGCCACCGCGCGCGCATGCGCGACCAGGTGCGCGAACGCCGGCAGCTCAACCGCCTGCGCCGCGAACCCACGCGCACGCTCGACGGCGTGGACATCAAGCTGTGGGCCAACGCCGAATCGCGCGCCGACGTCGCCGAAGCGCATGCGCTGGGCGCGGCGGGCGTGGGCCTGTACCGCACCGAATTCCTGTTCCTGCAGCGCAACGAACTGCCGGACGAAGAAGAACAGTTCCGCGCCTACCGCGACGTCGTGCTCGGCATGACCGGCCGCACCGTCACCATCCGCACGCTCGACCTCGGCGCCGACAAGGCCGACCGCAGCGGCCTGGTGCTCGACGACGAACCCAACCCCGCGCTCGGCCTGCGCGGCGTGCGCCTGTCGCTCGCGCGCGACGCGTTGTTCCGCACGCAGTTGCGCGCGATCGTGCGCGCCTCCGGCTATGGCCCCGTGCGCGTGCTCGTGCCGATGATCAGCTGCCGCGAGGAGATCATCGCGGTGCGCACGATGCTGCGCGAGGTACTGGCCGAAGTCCGCAAGGAAGGCCAGGAAGTCGCGGAGACCTTGCCGCTCGGCGCGATGATCGAAGTGCCGGCCGCGGCGATCGCCCTGCCGACGTTCGTGGGCGCGGTGGATTTCCTGTCGGTGGGCACCAACGACCTCATCCAGTACCTGCTCGCCGCCGACCGCAACAACGAAGCCCTCGGCGACGTGTACACGCCGCTGCACCCGGCGCTCATCCGCCTGCTGCACGGCGTGATCCGCATCGCGCACAAGCGCAACAAGCCGATCGCGGTGTGCGGCGAAATGGCGGGCGATTCCACGTTCGCACCGATGCTGCTCGCGCTGGGGCTGAGCGAATTCAGCCTGCATCCCAATACGCTGCTGGAATTGCGCCGCGCAATCCGCGGGTTCGACCTCGCCGCGCTGCGCGCGAAGGCGCCCGCGCTGGTGCGTGCGCGCGACCGGAACGCCATCGAAGGCTGGTTGCGGTCGGTGGGCGCGACCTGA
- a CDS encoding HPr family phosphocarrier protein, with translation MIERELLVANKLGLHARATAKLVQLLSGFRSGATLSAKGREVNAKSIMGVMLLAAGQGTPVTLRVDGEDEAEAAAAVADLFQRLFDEGS, from the coding sequence GTGATCGAACGCGAACTCCTCGTCGCCAACAAGCTCGGCCTGCACGCGCGCGCCACGGCGAAGCTCGTGCAACTGCTGTCGGGCTTCCGCAGCGGCGCCACGCTCAGCGCGAAGGGTCGCGAAGTGAATGCCAAGAGCATCATGGGCGTGATGCTGCTCGCCGCGGGCCAGGGCACGCCGGTCACGCTGCGCGTGGATGGCGAAGACGAAGCCGAAGCCGCCGCCGCGGTGGCCGACCTGTTCCAGCGCCTCTTCGACGAGGGCAGCTGA